In a genomic window of Methanogenium sp. S4BF:
- the lysS gene encoding lysine--tRNA ligase, with amino-acid sequence MQQQEGETQERIHWADVCAAQVDQEKTHYIATGITPSGPIHLGNMREVLTGDLVHKAMVERGLSAELIYIADDFDPLRKVYPFLPDSYAKYIGMPICDIPCPCGKHANYAEHFLEPFLQAIDEMDVHPTIVRSSELYRSGRYTDEIATVLNRSDDIKEILERVSGRSLPDSWVPYYPICSKCGTIANAEILSHDPETTSVAYRCPCGHEGVSDYSKGEGKLVWRVDWPMRWYNMGITVEPFGKDHAAAGGSYDTGKEIVEKIFGGVAPFPVQYEWISLKGKGAMASSTGVAISINEMLSIVPPDVLRYMIVRTRPERAINFDPGMGLLSLIDEYARLAEDKNSREYELSAISSIATDIPFRHMVTVVQIARDKETIFDILARSGYNVENKEAVLARAERARIWIEKYAPEMVKFTVQTELPSAVFAFTEDDRYGLSALLAQYIAMDEWKAETIHNAVYKVGEDTGVNAKKIFTALYLAILGKERGPRLGWFLEALGQEFVTQRITDAVNAGA; translated from the coding sequence ATGCAGCAACAGGAAGGAGAAACCCAGGAGCGAATACACTGGGCAGATGTCTGTGCAGCACAGGTTGATCAGGAAAAAACCCACTATATTGCCACCGGGATTACGCCATCCGGACCGATCCATCTCGGCAATATGCGGGAAGTTTTGACCGGAGATCTTGTGCACAAAGCAATGGTCGAACGAGGACTTTCAGCAGAACTCATTTATATCGCTGATGATTTTGATCCACTCCGCAAGGTGTATCCATTTCTCCCGGATTCATATGCAAAATATATCGGAATGCCCATATGCGACATTCCCTGCCCCTGCGGCAAACATGCAAATTATGCAGAACATTTTCTTGAACCGTTTCTGCAGGCAATCGACGAGATGGATGTACACCCAACCATCGTTCGTTCAAGTGAACTCTACCGGTCAGGCAGATATACTGATGAAATCGCAACCGTGCTGAACCGTTCAGATGACATAAAAGAGATTCTTGAACGGGTTTCAGGCCGATCACTTCCGGATTCATGGGTTCCCTATTATCCGATATGCAGCAAATGCGGTACAATTGCAAATGCAGAGATTCTCTCCCATGATCCGGAGACGACATCCGTTGCATACCGTTGCCCCTGTGGACATGAAGGAGTATCGGATTATTCAAAAGGTGAAGGGAAACTGGTCTGGCGTGTTGACTGGCCAATGCGGTGGTACAACATGGGCATCACCGTAGAACCATTTGGAAAAGACCATGCCGCAGCAGGAGGCTCATACGACACCGGTAAAGAGATCGTGGAGAAGATATTCGGCGGAGTCGCCCCGTTCCCGGTTCAGTATGAATGGATCAGCCTGAAAGGAAAGGGAGCAATGGCTTCATCAACCGGTGTTGCCATATCCATCAATGAGATGCTCTCCATCGTTCCGCCTGACGTCCTGCGATATATGATTGTCCGGACCCGGCCCGAGCGGGCAATCAACTTTGACCCGGGTATGGGACTGTTATCACTTATTGATGAGTATGCGCGCCTTGCAGAGGACAAGAACAGCCGTGAATATGAACTATCGGCAATATCGTCAATTGCAACTGACATCCCCTTCCGCCATATGGTAACAGTTGTGCAGATTGCACGGGACAAGGAAACCATTTTTGATATCCTTGCCCGGAGCGGATATAATGTTGAAAACAAAGAGGCAGTGCTTGCACGTGCTGAACGTGCACGAATATGGATTGAAAAATACGCACCAGAAATGGTGAAATTCACGGTCCAGACCGAATTGCCTTCTGCGGTATTTGCATTTACGGAAGATGACCGCTACGGACTGAGTGCCCTTCTCGCACAATATATTGCAATGGATGAATGGAAGGCTGAGACCATCCACAATGCAGTATACAAAGTGGGGGAGGATACCGGGGTGAACGCAAAGAAAATTTTCACTGCCCTCTACCTCGCAATTCTCGGAAAAGAACGGGGCCCCAGACTTGGATGGTTCCTTGAAGCCCTGGGACAGGAATTTGTGACCCAGAGAATTACTGATGCGGTGAATGCCGGTGCTTAG
- a CDS encoding radical SAM protein: protein MPVLSTACRLCHEGAKMVLFVTGRCNRTCWYCPISSEKKGKDTAYANDRVILTDDDILEEAWSMGALGAGITGGEPLLVPERVKHYCTLLKNEYGEAFNIHLYTGIAPNEDILILLSDCVDEIRFHLPEEIWETYQDSPFPAAIRTAKELGFEVTIEVPSLPGLHHLIPAVDTVDWFNINELEWSETNADAMRGKSHSLEDCYHNAVGGAGIWAAEILKNPKVHWCSSGFKDSVQLRKRLIRTAEITAREFEEVTDDGTLMYGVWEYAGQPHDIEEGMWQERDGNIETAWWILAEHPEDFPGTKYIIERYPGWGIIVEVIPL from the coding sequence ATGCCGGTGCTTAGTACAGCCTGCAGACTCTGCCACGAAGGCGCAAAAATGGTTCTGTTTGTTACCGGAAGGTGCAACAGGACCTGCTGGTACTGCCCGATTTCATCTGAGAAGAAAGGGAAAGACACCGCCTATGCAAATGACCGGGTCATTCTCACCGATGACGACATCCTTGAGGAAGCCTGGTCAATGGGAGCACTGGGTGCCGGGATAACCGGAGGGGAACCCCTTCTGGTACCTGAACGGGTAAAGCACTACTGTACTCTTCTGAAAAATGAATATGGAGAGGCATTCAATATCCACCTGTACACCGGCATTGCTCCGAATGAAGACATTCTTATTCTTCTCAGCGACTGCGTGGATGAAATACGGTTTCATCTCCCGGAAGAAATCTGGGAAACCTATCAGGATTCCCCATTTCCTGCGGCAATTCGCACCGCAAAAGAACTCGGATTTGAAGTCACCATTGAAGTGCCGTCATTACCGGGACTGCATCATCTTATCCCTGCCGTTGACACCGTTGACTGGTTCAATATTAATGAACTGGAATGGAGTGAAACAAACGCAGACGCAATGAGAGGAAAGAGCCACTCACTTGAAGACTGCTACCATAACGCCGTCGGAGGTGCAGGGATTTGGGCGGCAGAGATTCTCAAAAATCCAAAAGTGCACTGGTGTTCATCAGGTTTCAAAGACTCGGTGCAGCTGAGAAAAAGACTGATTCGCACGGCAGAAATTACTGCACGTGAATTTGAAGAGGTCACCGATGACGGCACTCTGATGTACGGCGTCTGGGAATATGCCGGGCAGCCTCATGATATCGAAGAGGGAATGTGGCAGGAGAGAGACGGCAATATCGAGACTGCCTGGTGGATCCTTGCAGAACACCCGGAAGACTTTCCCGGAACAAAGTATATCATTGAACGATATCCCGGATGGGGGATAATAGTGGAGGTAATCCCGCTTTGA
- the uppS gene encoding polyprenyl diphosphate synthase, which produces MKRITNVPDHIAIIQDGNRRYAKIQGKNTSFGHRKGAQTSEDLLEWAREIGVRNVTLYSFSTENFNRSDEELNELFSLFIEKFRSVKTDPRIHKNKIRLQVVGDRSLIPENLLATIVEAEEATKDYTQFHLNIALAYGGRNEIVLASREIIKDLRANRITPDMITKDLFDEKIRGDLHLPPVDLIIRTGNEKRTSNFLPWFANGYESAVYFCAPYWPLFRKIDLLRGIRVYDERVKSGYLP; this is translated from the coding sequence ATGAAACGCATAACGAACGTTCCGGATCATATTGCAATCATCCAGGACGGAAACCGCCGTTATGCAAAGATACAGGGGAAAAATACCTCTTTCGGACACCGGAAAGGTGCGCAGACCTCAGAGGATCTGCTTGAATGGGCACGGGAGATTGGCGTCCGGAATGTGACATTATACTCATTTTCCACGGAAAATTTTAACCGGTCAGATGAAGAGCTGAATGAATTATTCTCACTTTTTATTGAAAAATTCAGATCCGTAAAAACGGATCCACGGATTCATAAAAATAAAATCCGCCTGCAGGTAGTAGGAGACCGCAGCCTCATTCCGGAAAATCTTCTTGCAACCATCGTTGAAGCAGAGGAAGCAACCAAAGACTATACACAATTCCACCTCAATATTGCCCTGGCATATGGGGGCAGAAATGAAATCGTGCTTGCATCACGGGAAATTATCAAAGATCTGAGAGCAAACAGAATAACACCCGATATGATCACCAAAGATCTCTTTGACGAAAAGATCCGCGGAGACCTGCATCTCCCCCCCGTTGATCTGATCATCCGTACCGGAAACGAGAAACGGACATCCAATTTTCTTCCGTGGTTTGCCAACGGATACGAATCAGCGGTCTACTTCTGTGCACCATACTGGCCCCTCTTCAGAAAAATTGATCTGCTCAGGGGAATCCGCGTGTATGACGAACGGGTTAAGAGCGGCTATCTCCCATAA
- a CDS encoding undecaprenyl diphosphate synthase family protein, which produces MIRYIYERVLIRGCVDVPGHICIMLSEDEARRAPEKIIQVINWSGECGLKSLIFHIDTDNPDPLISEITRFKDSFGPVRVTLYSPGGVSVLHDGSQIPDTIIAVGMSGREEIVRSVREIAEKGIAPDEIDEKMLESHLTFHYEPDFVIKTGDNHLMDFMIWQSVYSELFFTDVNWQTFRKIDFFRAIRDYQLRKRRYGR; this is translated from the coding sequence ATGATTCGGTATATCTATGAGAGGGTTCTGATCCGGGGATGTGTGGATGTTCCCGGTCATATCTGTATCATGCTCTCCGAGGATGAAGCGCGACGTGCACCGGAAAAAATCATCCAGGTTATCAACTGGAGTGGAGAATGTGGGTTGAAATCCCTCATTTTCCATATTGATACCGATAATCCTGATCCCCTGATCTCAGAAATAACCCGGTTTAAAGATTCCTTTGGTCCTGTCCGTGTAACCCTGTATTCACCCGGAGGGGTATCGGTGCTCCATGACGGGAGCCAGATTCCGGATACCATTATTGCAGTGGGCATGAGTGGCAGGGAAGAGATTGTCCGTTCTGTTCGTGAAATTGCAGAAAAAGGAATCGCACCGGATGAGATTGACGAAAAAATGCTCGAATCTCACCTGACATTTCATTATGAACCGGATTTTGTCATTAAAACCGGGGATAACCATCTGATGGATTTTATGATCTGGCAGTCAGTATATTCTGAACTGTTTTTCACTGATGTAAACTGGCAGACGTTTAGAAAAATTGATTTTTTCCGGGCAATACGGGATTATCAGCTCCGCAAAAGACGTTATGGGAGATAG
- the dph5 gene encoding diphthine synthase encodes MLSFVGLGLYDGEDISLKGLRKIKEADHIFLEGYTSRLMGIKICEMEDQYGKTVTILGREDVEQHPDTVLEYAKEGPVVFLTGGDPMVSTTHADLRIRAAERGIKTEIIHSSSIISAVCGLSGLQNYRFGKSCSVPFPAENWFPITPFETISANLALDLHTLVYLDIQSDRYMTVPEAISLISAMAQKKNAELPGLFIGIARAGSENPTVIAGNAEALLNADFGPPLHVLIVPASLHPIEEDYIRTFAGYHD; translated from the coding sequence ATGCTCTCATTCGTTGGACTTGGTCTGTATGACGGGGAAGACATCTCCCTAAAAGGTCTCAGGAAAATAAAGGAAGCAGACCATATCTTTCTGGAAGGATATACATCCCGCCTGATGGGTATAAAGATCTGTGAGATGGAGGACCAGTACGGAAAAACAGTAACGATTCTGGGACGGGAGGATGTTGAACAGCATCCGGATACCGTTCTTGAATACGCTAAAGAAGGACCGGTGGTATTTCTTACCGGAGGGGATCCGATGGTATCAACCACGCATGCCGACCTTCGTATACGGGCAGCGGAACGGGGGATAAAGACAGAGATTATTCATTCATCTTCGATTATCAGTGCCGTCTGCGGCCTTTCAGGGTTACAGAATTATCGGTTCGGAAAATCATGCTCGGTTCCGTTTCCTGCAGAAAACTGGTTTCCCATCACACCATTTGAAACAATTTCAGCCAACCTTGCATTAGATCTTCACACACTGGTCTACCTGGATATCCAGTCAGACAGATATATGACCGTTCCTGAGGCAATCAGCCTGATATCTGCAATGGCGCAGAAGAAAAATGCAGAATTACCGGGACTTTTTATTGGCATTGCACGTGCGGGCAGCGAAAATCCTACAGTTATTGCCGGAAATGCAGAGGCCCTTTTAAATGCAGATTTTGGCCCGCCCCTCCATGTGCTCATTGTCCCGGCGAGTCTTCACCCAATCGAGGAGGATTATATCCGGACATTTGCTGGTTACCATGATTGA
- a CDS encoding DUF357 domain-containing protein, producing MIEAYGKTFFEKADRAKIVVPQNTWLFSAAEDVIEMAQAYASDGFVFLKNHDEVNALASFAYGNGWLDTGVKAGLIASLSTGIPPSGCAEEIPENLSDHLSEKTFRYERMLTTALTSVCINSEPELPLYSAAEELCRIAHLHYHEGTTEIQRNNLADGLALLSYAYGWIDAGVRTGILRVVKNNELFTI from the coding sequence ATGATTGAGGCATACGGCAAAACCTTTTTCGAAAAGGCAGATAGAGCTAAAATTGTTGTTCCACAGAATACATGGCTTTTCAGTGCGGCAGAAGATGTTATTGAGATGGCGCAGGCATACGCTTCAGACGGATTTGTATTTCTGAAGAACCATGATGAGGTAAATGCTCTTGCATCATTTGCCTATGGAAACGGATGGCTGGATACGGGCGTAAAAGCAGGCCTCATCGCCAGTCTTTCAACGGGCATCCCCCCATCAGGCTGTGCAGAGGAGATACCGGAAAACCTCTCGGACCATCTGTCGGAGAAGACATTCAGATACGAAAGAATGCTCACCACTGCATTAACATCTGTCTGCATAAATTCTGAACCGGAACTTCCCCTTTATTCGGCAGCAGAAGAACTCTGCCGGATTGCACACCTCCATTATCACGAAGGCACAACTGAAATACAACGCAACAATCTTGCAGATGGACTGGCCCTTCTCAGTTACGCCTACGGATGGATTGATGCAGGTGTACGTACAGGCATCCTGAGGGTAGTAAAAAATAACGAATTATTCACGATTTAA
- a CDS encoding flippase-like domain-containing protein, with the protein MESSQWKWLALSVGFSTIVLIGVLWFTIDDETITYLKDVNYTFLLFALFLHILALMAWGMRLKMMSQSLGYHVPFLHALNAVFANLLVAAITPSQAGGEPVRIHELYRADVPVGDATAVVIMERVIDGIVLGLIGILAFFLLVFQVATLDVNLTTPLMVIWVMLICFMALFVYSIRHPEFLKKILYKMSGWLTKRWKSEKVDKLMNSIDSEVDNFNRALAKFVSKAKSGLIWGFILTTIYWTFEFLIASFILIAIGSKPFFIESFIVQLIIAIIMMIPLTPGSSGVAEITATSLYGLFVPSSIVGVFVLLWRLILYYFNVFVGVLASVLIVRREMILRQLKRLKRNQN; encoded by the coding sequence ATGGAAAGTTCACAATGGAAATGGTTGGCCCTCTCTGTTGGTTTCAGTACAATTGTACTCATAGGTGTTCTTTGGTTTACCATAGATGATGAGACCATCACCTATCTTAAGGACGTCAACTACACATTTTTACTGTTTGCATTGTTTCTCCACATCCTTGCATTGATGGCATGGGGTATGAGACTGAAGATGATGTCGCAATCTCTGGGGTATCACGTACCCTTTCTCCATGCACTAAACGCAGTCTTTGCAAATCTTCTGGTTGCTGCCATCACTCCCTCACAGGCAGGAGGAGAACCAGTCAGAATTCATGAGCTCTATCGGGCAGATGTGCCGGTAGGTGATGCAACCGCTGTTGTGATCATGGAGCGGGTTATTGATGGTATTGTACTCGGACTCATTGGGATATTGGCATTTTTCCTGCTGGTATTCCAGGTTGCAACACTGGACGTGAATCTTACGACTCCTTTGATGGTCATCTGGGTTATGCTCATTTGCTTCATGGCCCTCTTTGTCTATTCCATCCGCCACCCCGAATTTCTGAAAAAGATTCTGTATAAAATGTCCGGATGGTTAACAAAACGGTGGAAATCAGAAAAAGTGGATAAACTGATGAACTCCATCGATTCCGAAGTTGATAACTTTAATCGTGCACTTGCAAAATTCGTCAGCAAGGCAAAATCCGGACTGATATGGGGCTTTATCCTGACCACCATCTACTGGACGTTTGAATTTTTGATTGCCTCATTCATTCTGATAGCGATTGGATCAAAACCATTCTTCATTGAATCCTTTATCGTACAGCTGATAATTGCAATCATCATGATGATCCCGCTTACCCCGGGAAGTTCAGGAGTTGCAGAAATCACCGCCACATCACTCTATGGCCTGTTCGTCCCGTCGTCGATTGTAGGGGTGTTTGTCCTCCTCTGGCGGCTTATCCTGTATTATTTCAACGTATTTGTCGGCGTGCTTGCAAGTGTCCTCATTGTCAGAAGAGAGATGATATTACGGCAGTTAAAACGGCTGAAACGCAATCAGAACTGA